The Leptospira hartskeerlii genome contains a region encoding:
- a CDS encoding SDR family oxidoreductase: MPMKQVLITGANRGIGLELANLYSEKGYTVYAACRKSSEPLRRLGVKIFEGLDLTQSHTFETLSGFLTGVKLDIFINNAGILIPDNLESVDFTELETQILVNAIGPIKLSRLLLPKLGANSKLIFITSRMGSIADNTSGAYYGYRMSKAALNAGAVSLARDLAPKKISVGILHPGMVATEMTGRQGIPPREAAEGLAHQIEKLSLERSGRFFHQNGEELPW, translated from the coding sequence ATCCCAATGAAACAAGTTTTGATCACAGGAGCCAATCGAGGAATCGGTTTAGAGCTCGCAAATTTATATTCAGAAAAAGGTTACACCGTTTACGCTGCTTGTAGAAAAAGCTCGGAACCTCTCCGCAGGCTTGGTGTAAAAATTTTTGAAGGTTTAGACCTAACCCAAAGTCATACTTTCGAAACTCTCTCCGGTTTTTTGACCGGGGTCAAGTTAGACATATTCATAAACAACGCAGGTATCCTAATCCCGGATAATTTGGAGAGTGTGGACTTTACAGAACTCGAAACCCAGATCCTGGTAAATGCGATCGGACCTATAAAGTTAAGTCGTCTGCTTCTTCCTAAACTTGGCGCCAACTCCAAACTAATATTTATTACTAGCCGAATGGGGTCTATTGCAGACAATACTTCCGGAGCCTATTACGGATACAGAATGTCCAAAGCCGCTCTGAATGCCGGTGCAGTTAGTCTTGCTCGCGACTTGGCACCTAAAAAAATCTCTGTAGGTATTCTCCACCCTGGGATGGTAGCTACCGAAATGACGGGTAGACAAGGAATTCCACCGAGAGAAGCAGCCGAGGGACTCGCCCATCAGATCGAAAAACTCTCTCTGGAAAGGTCCGGAAGATTCTTTCATCAAAACGGGGAAGAGTTACCATGGTAA
- a CDS encoding LIC11631 family protein, whose amino-acid sequence MAKTILSKPSIFEPYGHSDLYALDNLYFSTLREREVWDFSRVREFSVLNLGFIFARAELTWKKFQSELEIKNLNPSFKKGICLSAGWEEAPGLKIDSFLPKVLGTEEVFQYSRLEDISEKIPFKEFFSKEGFVFQGTWKEKNYLILFSDIHSEERNLPSVIKKISHFHSEKKAEGNFFLRTEKQSYLNFLKPKESLGPLFLQEKKIDQDPFLFLSLEYSDIIQ is encoded by the coding sequence ATGGCGAAAACGATCCTCTCTAAACCCAGTATCTTCGAACCTTATGGTCATTCGGACCTGTATGCTCTGGACAATCTTTATTTTTCCACGTTAAGAGAAAGGGAAGTCTGGGACTTTTCCAGAGTAAGAGAATTTTCCGTCTTAAATTTAGGATTTATATTCGCGAGAGCTGAACTAACTTGGAAGAAGTTCCAATCGGAACTAGAGATCAAAAATCTAAACCCAAGTTTTAAAAAAGGGATCTGCTTAAGTGCAGGCTGGGAAGAAGCTCCCGGACTTAAAATTGATTCTTTCTTACCTAAAGTTTTAGGTACAGAAGAAGTTTTCCAATATTCCAGATTGGAAGATATCTCTGAAAAAATCCCTTTTAAAGAATTTTTCTCCAAAGAAGGATTTGTTTTTCAAGGAACTTGGAAAGAGAAAAATTATCTGATCTTATTTTCAGACATCCATTCGGAAGAAAGGAATCTTCCTTCAGTAATCAAAAAGATCTCTCATTTTCATTCCGAGAAAAAAGCGGAAGGGAATTTTTTCCTCAGAACTGAAAAACAGTCTTATTTGAATTTTCTAAAACCAAAAGAATCTTTGGGACCTTTGTTCTTACAAGAAAAGAAGATCGATCAGGATCCGTTTTTATTTTTGAGTTTGGAATATTCGGATATTATTCAGTAG
- the ptsP gene encoding phosphoenolpyruvate--protein phosphotransferase has product MNGVGKRTTYMGIVAFPGRFYGRCVKVGTKRRHLAHGAYIHESQKPEELKKLSNALDSSKIELKSIISSLKTREQDRELKEILETQVTITEDPGLQDSFRNRIKEYNENAFLAVQNTINELTDKFTRMDNPFFRERSDHFQDISNRILENLLDKKEEVSFLADQSEDVILVARQLTPSQMILMDKSKIRGIATDLGGKTGHMAILARNYGIPTIVGLKEFYRNINDFEYVFLDADTGQIVRNPTIEEVKYYGASSPLSFETKVIKPKKAVTKDGIKIRLKCNLESDTDCDLAKKADVDGVGLFRSESLFLKYQDKNVSGEEQFLAYKRIAEGMDPNPVYIRTFDIGADKFSTGEFEENPFLGNRGIRYSLQNPEWFKEQLIAILRASAYGNLSILLPMVTSLGEIKKTKEILEECKRELTVSKEKFNKKIKLGVMVETPSAVSSMDVLAREVDFFSVGTNDLLQYLMAVDRNNITVSSLYNPFHISFLRTLVQIVETAWKYERPLSICGEIASDTNFTILLLGMGFRELSISIPFVGPIRKILGSVSLKQANFLLKKILELSENEDYEAIEAFLFSKHLE; this is encoded by the coding sequence ATGAATGGCGTTGGAAAAAGAACTACATACATGGGGATAGTCGCTTTTCCCGGCAGATTTTACGGTCGTTGCGTAAAAGTCGGCACGAAGAGAAGACATCTCGCTCACGGCGCCTATATCCACGAGAGCCAAAAACCGGAAGAACTCAAAAAACTTTCTAATGCTCTCGATTCTTCCAAAATAGAATTAAAATCGATCATTTCCAGTCTCAAAACAAGAGAACAAGATAGAGAACTGAAAGAAATTTTAGAAACCCAGGTCACAATTACAGAAGACCCAGGACTACAGGATTCATTCAGAAATCGGATCAAAGAATATAATGAAAACGCATTTTTAGCGGTCCAAAATACGATCAACGAACTCACGGATAAGTTCACTCGTATGGACAATCCATTCTTCCGTGAAAGATCGGATCATTTTCAGGATATCTCAAATCGGATCCTGGAAAACCTATTAGATAAAAAAGAAGAAGTTTCCTTCTTAGCAGACCAATCCGAAGACGTGATCTTGGTTGCTAGGCAATTGACTCCTTCTCAGATGATCCTCATGGACAAGAGTAAAATTCGAGGGATCGCGACAGACCTAGGTGGAAAAACAGGTCATATGGCGATCCTCGCTAGAAACTATGGGATACCAACCATCGTCGGTCTAAAGGAATTTTACAGAAATATTAACGATTTTGAATATGTTTTCTTGGATGCGGACACGGGCCAGATCGTAAGAAATCCCACAATAGAAGAAGTGAAATACTATGGTGCTTCTTCTCCTTTAAGTTTTGAGACCAAGGTGATTAAACCTAAAAAAGCAGTCACAAAAGACGGAATCAAGATCCGACTAAAATGTAATTTGGAATCTGACACCGACTGCGATCTTGCTAAAAAAGCGGATGTGGATGGTGTAGGACTTTTCCGTTCAGAGTCTCTATTCTTAAAATACCAGGACAAAAACGTTTCCGGGGAAGAACAATTCTTAGCCTATAAAAGGATCGCAGAAGGAATGGATCCGAATCCTGTGTACATCCGGACATTCGATATTGGTGCAGATAAATTTTCCACAGGCGAATTTGAAGAGAATCCTTTTTTAGGAAATAGAGGAATTCGATATAGCCTCCAAAATCCGGAATGGTTCAAAGAACAATTGATCGCAATCCTCAGAGCCTCCGCCTATGGAAATTTGAGCATACTACTTCCTATGGTGACAAGTCTAGGGGAGATCAAAAAAACAAAAGAAATATTAGAAGAATGTAAAAGAGAACTCACTGTTAGCAAAGAAAAATTCAATAAAAAGATTAAACTAGGAGTAATGGTAGAAACGCCATCCGCAGTATCGTCAATGGATGTTTTGGCAAGAGAAGTTGATTTTTTCTCGGTTGGGACAAATGATCTTTTACAATATCTAATGGCAGTAGATCGAAATAATATAACCGTTTCCTCTTTATATAATCCATTCCATATTTCCTTTTTAAGAACTCTTGTGCAGATCGTAGAGACCGCTTGGAAATATGAAAGGCCGTTAAGCATTTGCGGAGAGATCGCTTCGGATACAAATTTTACGATCTTACTTTTGGGAATGGGATTCAGAGAACTTTCGATCTCCATACCTTTCGTGGGCCCGATCCGTAAAATTTTAGGATCGGTAAGTTTAAAACAGGCGAATTTTCTTTTAAAGAAGATTTTAGAACTTTCTGAGAATGAAGATTACGAAGCGATCGAAGCGTTCTTATTTAGCAAACACTTAGAGTAA
- the lpxC gene encoding UDP-3-O-acyl-N-acetylglucosamine deacetylase, giving the protein MNFTEHRKTLKETVRIKGIGLHSGKEVNLVGHPAPVGTGIVFEYRKGEDKASIPAELSNVVDTSNATTLGDGLHRVQTVEHLMAAVFSVGITDMVLEIDSVEVPIMDGSSLPFLEAFEGTGYTEFEERIEPIYVKNPMWVVDGDKYLVILPSETWKVTYTIDFPHPLLKGQNITIDLDRDILKNEILPARTFGFLKDVEALQARGLAMGGSLDNAIVLTQDGYLNESLRYENECVRHKILDLVGDLSIAGRPIIGHYLASKAGHALDVSMAKLVMSSVTGNELGKYKSRRIPLFNRKAAMV; this is encoded by the coding sequence ATGAATTTCACAGAACATAGAAAAACTCTTAAAGAAACAGTTAGAATTAAGGGGATCGGATTACATTCCGGTAAGGAAGTAAATCTGGTCGGGCACCCTGCTCCTGTTGGAACAGGTATAGTTTTTGAATATAGAAAGGGAGAAGATAAAGCATCCATCCCTGCAGAACTGAGCAATGTTGTAGATACGAGTAACGCTACCACTCTTGGAGACGGACTCCATAGAGTCCAAACCGTTGAGCACCTGATGGCGGCGGTATTTTCCGTAGGAATTACCGACATGGTCTTGGAAATCGACTCAGTAGAAGTTCCGATCATGGATGGATCTTCCCTTCCTTTCCTGGAAGCATTCGAAGGAACAGGTTATACCGAGTTCGAAGAAAGAATCGAACCTATTTATGTAAAAAACCCAATGTGGGTAGTAGACGGGGACAAATACCTTGTGATCCTTCCAAGCGAAACCTGGAAAGTGACCTACACAATCGACTTCCCTCACCCCCTCCTAAAAGGCCAGAATATCACAATCGATCTGGACCGCGACATCCTCAAAAACGAAATTTTACCAGCTAGAACATTTGGATTCTTAAAAGACGTAGAAGCACTCCAAGCAAGAGGACTTGCTATGGGAGGTTCCTTGGACAACGCAATTGTTCTGACTCAAGACGGATATCTAAACGAATCCCTTCGATATGAGAACGAATGTGTCCGACACAAAATTTTGGATCTGGTAGGAGACCTTTCCATCGCAGGAAGACCGATCATCGGACATTATCTGGCCTCCAAGGCGGGACATGCGCTGGACGTTTCCATGGCTAAATTAGTCATGAGCTCCGTAACTGGAAACGAACTGGGCAAATACAAAAGCCGCCGGATCCCACTCTTCAACAGAAAAGCGGCGATGGTCTAA